In Carassius auratus strain Wakin chromosome 41, ASM336829v1, whole genome shotgun sequence, the DNA window taagTGTTGAGTTCCCCCGAAAACTTTGAACTCGCACGCAAAACATTTGCGATCAGAAGAAACTAAATTTTTGCTCGAAAAAGCATTGAAATCGGTTTTCCTTCCAGCTTTTAATTAATTCAGTCACACAAAATATATCTCGGGAGCACAAAAGTTTTGCGACAGAACGGAGAGCATTCACATATTTTTTGCTGCCAGCTAGAAGACTGTTCCCATCTATATTTAAGcacattttaattatgaaaatatgcATTCAAGTTCCAGGCTCGATGGCTGTTGTAAGTCATATGAGGCAGCAGACGGCGGTGTTGATGCTCCGAGGCTTTGGATCTTTTCACTGTGTAGTCAGAGCTTTAGACATCATTTCTCCACCCCATGCAAAACCAGTCCTGGGTTTACTGTAAGTTATTTAAAAAGGGAAATCCCCACACAATAACTTTAGGCATGTTTAATGGACATGCTATTGTAACTTTGGGTTTTCAGCTGCTACTGAATCATAGCCtactgaaaaatataataaaatatctgcTTCACATTTTAgggtaaaagaagatattttgaagttcTTATCTGTATAAACATGTCAGAGGTTGCTGACTgttgaaaatacataaaaagtgtTTATGCCAAAGTGCTCCgctcatttatttaattagcCTAGCTATATAAAAACGGCCAAACaaaattgaaatgtaataaaaGATAACATCCactaatagatatatatatatacatcttacTCAAAATCttttggagttaaaaaaaaaaaaaaaaactactttgctAAAAAGAAGTTGTTGAGATTCAAGACACAATGTTTACCTTTTAGAatggtttcacttttttaatagcATGTGAATTTTACAGATCTTGAAACAGTTCAGGCTCACCTTAGGAGTAACTTTTGGGGGGTTACAGTGCAGACTGAAGGTTGATTCGGATCTGATCCTGATCTGTTGAAGGTGGTGCTGTTTTTGTCCCTTTCAGTGAATCTCATGTTTCTTTTTTGTTCCTTTTGAAATTTAAAGAACCTGAGTCTATAGTCAGGATGTAACTGGAGACATCATAAACTCGTTGATATTAGCAAATATTAAGCCACAATACAGCATAAAAAGATCTCACACCTACAACTTCTTGTGAATTATTGTCTTCAGTTTTTAAGTTGAATTGAAGTTGAAttgaaaaaagttacttttattttagtcttatgaacctttttttatttttttttctaatatttttttctgtcaacCACTTTgtataatatttctataaatagACTTGCCTTGCCTTACCTACAGATTCATCAAAAGTAATCTGGCACAGTCTAGTTGTGAATTGTGAGGATTGTAGTGTCATGTAATTTACTTAGCAATAAGTAGTATTTAATTACTCAATAACTATTTTTCCTCCTGCTTTTTGATGAATTTTTGTAAGAAATTTCAACTGCTATAAACAAAAGTAAACATTCCTGTTTAGGAACATTTTAGTTGATAGAAATATGGCTAATTTCATGCTCAACAGCAAGGCTGGACAGAGAATATCATAAACCATAAATGAATCATGATTCAACTTCATTGCTTTGATATAAATGAAGTTGACACTTGACCTGAAAAGTTTGCAAATGACtgctttatataaaatgtttgctaaataaatgtgttttttttttcattgtacaaAGAAAatttttagattaaattaaaaaaattgaatgaaaagGGTTGATATCAAGTGCTccagtcatttattttaaaaagcagtcCCAAAGATCACAACAAAATTGAAAAAGGTAATACTCTTTACATTTAAAAGAGTTGCGGGTGCACGAGATTTGCTTGAAATCTTTTCACTACAATACTCACAGACAAAATGGCATTGCATTACAAGAACAAAGAACAACTTTGATTCTTTTGCATGTTCATCTTTTCATGCAGCACCCGCAGTGTCATCTTCCAGGAGCGGCTTGTGAAGTTCTGGATCCTCCACCGACTgcaaaaccacaaacacacatgaacacacacagcagctctcTGAAACTCTCATGATCACCGTAGATTTGACTGAGTGATTGTTGTAATAGTGCTGATGATTCAGTACCTTTGCATCTTCATCATTCTTGCACAAAGCTTTTCCAGTCAAGACACAGAAACTGATGGTCACACAGAGCTGAAGGACCGACAGCACTATCATCATGATATCTAGTCCTCTGAAGATCATCTACGGGTGAGTAAAGATCAGAGTCTCAGTTTATCATAAGAAAAATCAAATCTTAGACTTTTATCCATAAAACATAACAGCTCCCCTTCATGttttggggaggggggggggggttggacaaattttgtatttttattttttggtaaagtATTTTTAGAAGATGTGCAGTAACATCTTCAGAAAAGAAAGATGATCATTACCTCAATGAGGTTCCTGTATTGCAGACAGATGTCAGTTCTCCTACTAATTTCTGGGGAAGGTGTTCCATAACCgtaaccataaccataaccaTAATCATAACTTGAATAATAAGAATTGTAGGTTTCACAGTAGTTCGTATGATCATTTGCAAGGTCCACTGAATACAGCACAACAGCAGTGATAGCCAGTGCAGCACTGACTATTTGCAAAACCATCCCGATTATCACctgtaaaatacaaacaatatttataaaacttgCAAAACTGGAACTGTCATAAACACAAATGCCTTTGATAGACACCTACCAGACAAGAATTGGGAAATCTAGCTGCAAGAATACACACGATTCCAGCAACAAGGAACTATAATAAGCAAAAGCAGACAAACAATAAAACcatctgtgcattttttttttttttttcttcagatttttaaCAAATCTAAAGAATGATACTTTGTGAGATGAAA includes these proteins:
- the LOC113059669 gene encoding uncharacterized protein LOC113059669, whose product is MTLTVSQGEGLTVITVTSNPKSRWPLLCQILGFLCYSPVCSVSQDIKKGQLKVVHTSFGIVQMLIGVLNIVVGIVFTCVGLYYNMYRMAQGPYWLGSVFLVAGIVCILAARFPNSCLVIIGMVLQIVSAALAITAVVLYSVDLANDHTNYCETYNSYYSSYDYGYGYGYGYGTPSPEISRRTDICLQYRNLIEMIFRGLDIMMIVLSVLQLCVTISFCVLTGKALCKNDEDAKSVEDPELHKPLLEDDTAGAA